One region of Miscanthus floridulus cultivar M001 chromosome 19, ASM1932011v1, whole genome shotgun sequence genomic DNA includes:
- the LOC136529433 gene encoding uncharacterized protein isoform X2 — protein sequence MAQTVFTPSLEGMEHVKTENIVILTKPFLDVCKKILPVLDLQLPGMHKKGITCLARRVVSDTIAIFASTSSHGIVVIWEMAIEPTPSDGYSESWKLISAHSFLLLSEDANVHTMGNAMDHGGEGLILDVCKRLKLNGRPIPTIEA from the exons ATGGCGCAGACGGTGTTCACCCCCTCTTTAGAAGGGATGGAGCATGTCAAGACAGAGAACATAGTCATTCTTACCAAGCCCTTCCTTGATGTCTGCAAGAAAATCTTGCCTGTCCTGG ACTTGCAGCTCCCAGGGATGCATAAGAAAGGGATCACCTGTCTTGCTAGAAGGGTGGTGtctgatactattgcaatttttGCTTCTACTTCTTCGCATGGTATTGTTGTTATTTGGGAGATGGCAATTGAGCCCACCCCCAGTG ATGGCTATAGTGAATCATGGAAATTGATTTCAGCCCATTCTTTTTTGCTGCTTTCAGAAGATGCAAATGTTCATACCATGGGCAATGCTATGGATCATGGAGGAGAGG GATTGATATTGGACGTGTGCAAGCGGCTGAAACTGAATGGAAGACCAATTCCTACAATCgaagcttga
- the LOC136529433 gene encoding uncharacterized protein isoform X1: protein MAQTVFTPSLEGMEHVKTENIVILTKPFLDVCKKILPVLVVSCVADLQLPGMHKKGITCLARRVVSDTIAIFASTSSHGIVVIWEMAIEPTPSDGYSESWKLISAHSFLLLSEDANVHTMGNAMDHGGEGLILDVCKRLKLNGRPIPTIEA from the exons ATGGCGCAGACGGTGTTCACCCCCTCTTTAGAAGGGATGGAGCATGTCAAGACAGAGAACATAGTCATTCTTACCAAGCCCTTCCTTGATGTCTGCAAGAAAATCTTGCCTGTCCTGG TGGTTTCATGCGTTGCAGACTTGCAGCTCCCAGGGATGCATAAGAAAGGGATCACCTGTCTTGCTAGAAGGGTGGTGtctgatactattgcaatttttGCTTCTACTTCTTCGCATGGTATTGTTGTTATTTGGGAGATGGCAATTGAGCCCACCCCCAGTG ATGGCTATAGTGAATCATGGAAATTGATTTCAGCCCATTCTTTTTTGCTGCTTTCAGAAGATGCAAATGTTCATACCATGGGCAATGCTATGGATCATGGAGGAGAGG GATTGATATTGGACGTGTGCAAGCGGCTGAAACTGAATGGAAGACCAATTCCTACAATCgaagcttga
- the LOC136529433 gene encoding uncharacterized protein isoform X3, which translates to MAQTVFTPSLEGMEHVKTENIVILTKPFLDVCKKILPVLVVSCVADLQLPGMHKKGITCLARRVVSDTIAIFASTSSHGIVVIWEMAIEPTPSEDANVHTMGNAMDHGGEGLILDVCKRLKLNGRPIPTIEA; encoded by the exons ATGGCGCAGACGGTGTTCACCCCCTCTTTAGAAGGGATGGAGCATGTCAAGACAGAGAACATAGTCATTCTTACCAAGCCCTTCCTTGATGTCTGCAAGAAAATCTTGCCTGTCCTGG TGGTTTCATGCGTTGCAGACTTGCAGCTCCCAGGGATGCATAAGAAAGGGATCACCTGTCTTGCTAGAAGGGTGGTGtctgatactattgcaatttttGCTTCTACTTCTTCGCATGGTATTGTTGTTATTTGGGAGATGGCAATTGAGCCCACCCCCAGTG AAGATGCAAATGTTCATACCATGGGCAATGCTATGGATCATGGAGGAGAGG GATTGATATTGGACGTGTGCAAGCGGCTGAAACTGAATGGAAGACCAATTCCTACAATCgaagcttga
- the LOC136529433 gene encoding uncharacterized protein isoform X4 has protein sequence MSARKSCLSWLPGMHKKGITCLARRVVSDTIAIFASTSSHGIVVIWEMAIEPTPSDGYSESWKLISAHSFLLLSEDANVHTMGNAMDHGGEGLILDVCKRLKLNGRPIPTIEA, from the exons ATGTCTGCAAGAAAATCTTGCCTGTCCTGG CTCCCAGGGATGCATAAGAAAGGGATCACCTGTCTTGCTAGAAGGGTGGTGtctgatactattgcaatttttGCTTCTACTTCTTCGCATGGTATTGTTGTTATTTGGGAGATGGCAATTGAGCCCACCCCCAGTG ATGGCTATAGTGAATCATGGAAATTGATTTCAGCCCATTCTTTTTTGCTGCTTTCAGAAGATGCAAATGTTCATACCATGGGCAATGCTATGGATCATGGAGGAGAGG GATTGATATTGGACGTGTGCAAGCGGCTGAAACTGAATGGAAGACCAATTCCTACAATCgaagcttga